GAAAGATGTGCTGCAAGAGCTCCTGGATAGCCTGGACATACGCAATCGTGAACGCCTGCAGTCCGCGCTGGGTTACGAGGATGACACAGTAGGCGCGCTCATGGACTTTGATATCGTCACAATACGTGAAGACATCACCCTGGAAGTCGCCTTGCGCTATCTGCGCCGTATTGGTGGTTTGCCAGACCATACCGACAAACTGTTTGTGGTCGATCGCTATGACATCTTGCGCGGGGTCCTGCCGCTCAAGCGCATGGTGGTGAATGATCTTGATGCCGAAGTGGCCGACATCATGGCCGATGATGCAGTGGTGTTTCACCCGGAAGATGAAGCCGATGAAGCCGCGAAGGCGTTTGAACGCTATGACCTGGTCACCGCGCCCGTGGTGGATGCCAATAACAAATTGGTAGGGCGGCTTACGGTGGATACTGTCATGGATTACATCCGTGAAGAAGCGGAAAGCGACATGCTCTCGATGGCCGGTTTGCGCGAGGAAGAAGATCTGTTCTCTTCCGTGTGGAAGTCGGTGCAAAACCGTTGGACCTGGCTGGCCATCAATCTTGTCACAGCGTTTGTAGCTTCGCGCGTTATTGGCATGTTCGAAGATTCCATAGAGAAAATCGTAGCCTTGGCGGCTCTCATGCCTATCGTGGCTGGTATAGGTGGCAACTCCGGCAATCAGACAACGACGATGATTGTGCGCGGCTTGGCATTAGGCCAGATTGCTTCACACAATATGAAGTCATTGCTCAAGAAAGAGCTGGGTGTCGCCCTGCTCAATGGTCTTCTCTGGGGCAGTGTGCTTGGCGTGGTGGCGTATGCGCTTTATCACAACATTGCGCTCGGGCTGGTCATGACCGGGGCGATGACCTTGAATCTGTTACTGGCTGCCATCATGGGTGTCATGATTCCTCTGGTAATGACCAAGGTTGGCCGTGATCCCGCAGTGGGGTCAAGCGTATTGATTACTGCCATGACCGATAGCGGTGGCTTCTTTATTTTCCTGGGACTCGCGACGATTTTCTTGTTATGAATAGTGACATGCAGCAACTTTGGACGGAGTTTCTTGCCGATCTGGCGACTCCGGCATTTACCTGGCAAGTGGGTATTATCATTGCCGGCTTGCTTTTTGCGTGGTCCATGAATGGAGCCCTGCGGGCCTACGTCATGCGCAATGCCCCTGAAACCTGGAAAGTCGGCATTGGCGGCATCAACAGAGTGCTGTTCCCACTGACATCTCTGATATTCATTTACGTCAGTGAATTAATCCTGAAGCACTGGCAGCATACCAGCATGCTGTTGATCGCTATGAATCTGCTGGTGGCCATGGCCGTTATCCGGCTGGTGGTCTATGCCTTGCGTTATGTCTTTTCCCCCAGTGCCTGGGTAAGCACGATGGAAAATGCAATCTCGAGCACAGTGTGGTTGGTTCTGGCGCTTCATGTCAGTGGCATTCTGCCTGAAATACTGCACACGCTTGAAGATGTCAGTTTCAATATCGGCAAGAGCAAGATGAATCTGCTACTGCTGATACAAGGCTTGCTAACCGTACTGATCACCCTGTTTATTGCGCTTTGGCTAAGTCGCTGGCTGGAAAATCGGCTGATGCGGGCTCAGCAGATCAATATGAATGTACGCGTGGTATTGAGCAAGCTGATCAGAATAGGACTTTCGTTTATCGCTATCCTGATGGCGCTGTCAGCGGTGGGGCTGGATATCACATTGCTGTCGGTGTTTGGCGGCGCGCTTGGTGTTGGCCTCGGTTTCGGCCTGCAAAAAATCGCCAGCAATTACGTGAGCGGTTTTATCATTTTGCTTGATCGCTCCATGCACATGGGTGACGTGATTACGGTGGATGCCCATTATGGCGTGGTGAGTGAAATGCGCTCCCGTTACATGGTGCTGCGCAAGCTGGATGGCACCCAGGTGGTGATTCCGAATGAAACACTGATCACCAGTGCGGTTATCAATCACTCTTATAGCGAACGCAAGGCGCAGGTCAAAATGCCTTTGCAGGTGAGTTACGAGAGCCCGTTGGAAAGAGCCATGGAGATCATGCAACATGCTGCCATGGCACAAGATCGCGTGATGCAAGACCCGCTGCCGGATGTCAAGATTGCCGGCTTTGGCGAGAGTGGCATTGATCTCACCCTGACGTTCTGGATACCCGATCCTGAAGAGGGCTCTGGGCGGCTGCAATCCGATATTTACCTGGATATCTGGCGCGCATTCCAGAAGAACAGCATCAGTATTCCATATCCGCAGCGCGAAGTGCGTATACTGAATGCTGGGACGCCGACAATGCCTGCTGCTCAAGGATAAGTTCGCGTCCGTTCGCTAGTTGGTTATATAAAGGAAATCGTCATGACATTCTGGATGTTTGACTTGCCATGGTGGGGCTACATTCTGGTGGCCTTGGGTCTCACCCATATTACGATTGCTGCCGTCACCATTTACCTCCATCGTTGCCAGGCCCATCGGGCGCTGGATTTGCATCCCATCGTGAGCCATTTTTTCCGCTTCTGGTTATGGATGACCACCGGCATGGTGACCAAGGAGTGGGCCGCGATTCATCGCAAGCATCATGCGCATTGCGAGACGGTGAATGATCCTCACAGTCCGCAGATCCTCGGAATCAGGAAAGTGTTGCGCGAGGGTGCCGAGCTTTACCGCAAAGAAGCGGCCAATGAGGAAACCCTGCAGAAATATGGCAGCGGCACACCCGATGACTGGATGGAGCGTCATGTCTATAGTCGACACAGTGGCCTTGGCATACGCTTGATGCTGATCATCGACGTGCTACTGTTTGGCCCACTCGGACTGACGATCTGGGCGGTGCAGATGGCTTGGATCCCCTTAACCGCCGCAGGCATTATCAATGGGCTGGGCCACTACTGGGGTTATCGTAATTTTGCAGCGGCAGATGCCAGTACTAATCTCGTGCCTTGGGGCATCATCATCGGTGGTGAAGAACTGCATAACAATCACCATGCCTATGCCAGTTCCGCACGTTTATCCAGCAAGTGGTATGAGTTTGATATAGGCTGGATGTATATCCGCCTCATGCAGATGAGTCGCCTGGCCAAGGTCAAGAAAATAGCGCCCAAGGTCAAGTTTGACTGGGCCAAGACGCGTTGTGATCTCGATACCTTGCAAGCCGTCATTACGCACCGCTTCGATGTCATGGGCAAGTATGGCGTGATGCTCAAGCAGGCTTACAAGGAAGAGATCAGCAAGATTCGTCTGGCTTATCAGCAGCACGGCCACGAGACGACCGTACTTGAGCGTTTGCGTCACTGGCTGCATCTGGATGCCAAGGATCTCGAAGTGCAGGACAAGCAAGCACTGGAGCAGGCCCTGACACATAGCGCACGGTTGCAAACCATCTATCAGCTCAAACAGGAGCTGGCGCAGGTGTGGGCGCGCTCTACAGCCTCGCAGGAGCAATTGCTGAAGGGGCTTGAGGACTGGTGCCAGCGCGCCGAGAAAAGTGGCA
Above is a window of Methylovorus glucosotrophus DNA encoding:
- a CDS encoding mechanosensitive ion channel family protein, which encodes MNSDMQQLWTEFLADLATPAFTWQVGIIIAGLLFAWSMNGALRAYVMRNAPETWKVGIGGINRVLFPLTSLIFIYVSELILKHWQHTSMLLIAMNLLVAMAVIRLVVYALRYVFSPSAWVSTMENAISSTVWLVLALHVSGILPEILHTLEDVSFNIGKSKMNLLLLIQGLLTVLITLFIALWLSRWLENRLMRAQQINMNVRVVLSKLIRIGLSFIAILMALSAVGLDITLLSVFGGALGVGLGFGLQKIASNYVSGFIILLDRSMHMGDVITVDAHYGVVSEMRSRYMVLRKLDGTQVVIPNETLITSAVINHSYSERKAQVKMPLQVSYESPLERAMEIMQHAAMAQDRVMQDPLPDVKIAGFGESGIDLTLTFWIPDPEEGSGRLQSDIYLDIWRAFQKNSISIPYPQREVRILNAGTPTMPAAQG
- a CDS encoding DesA family fatty acid desaturase, producing MTFWMFDLPWWGYILVALGLTHITIAAVTIYLHRCQAHRALDLHPIVSHFFRFWLWMTTGMVTKEWAAIHRKHHAHCETVNDPHSPQILGIRKVLREGAELYRKEAANEETLQKYGSGTPDDWMERHVYSRHSGLGIRLMLIIDVLLFGPLGLTIWAVQMAWIPLTAAGIINGLGHYWGYRNFAAADASTNLVPWGIIIGGEELHNNHHAYASSARLSSKWYEFDIGWMYIRLMQMSRLAKVKKIAPKVKFDWAKTRCDLDTLQAVITHRFDVMGKYGVMLKQAYKEEISKIRLAYQQHGHETTVLERLRHWLHLDAKDLEVQDKQALEQALTHSARLQTIYQLKQELAQVWARSTASQEQLLKGLEDWCQRAEKSGIAALEEFSRRLRCYRMA
- the mgtE gene encoding magnesium transporter, producing MADIQESKESLQESLQQVITLLSKHRLVEDLIHKQDMPKQQLVETLVHKQNLAELQKKLDALHPADVAYILEALPLEQRLDVWELVKAERDGEILLEVSDAVRQTLIADMDSDELLAAAEQLDTDELADLAPDLPKDVLQELLDSLDIRNRERLQSALGYEDDTVGALMDFDIVTIREDITLEVALRYLRRIGGLPDHTDKLFVVDRYDILRGVLPLKRMVVNDLDAEVADIMADDAVVFHPEDEADEAAKAFERYDLVTAPVVDANNKLVGRLTVDTVMDYIREEAESDMLSMAGLREEEDLFSSVWKSVQNRWTWLAINLVTAFVASRVIGMFEDSIEKIVALAALMPIVAGIGGNSGNQTTTMIVRGLALGQIASHNMKSLLKKELGVALLNGLLWGSVLGVVAYALYHNIALGLVMTGAMTLNLLLAAIMGVMIPLVMTKVGRDPAVGSSVLITAMTDSGGFFIFLGLATIFLL